A genome region from Panicum virgatum strain AP13 chromosome 4K, P.virgatum_v5, whole genome shotgun sequence includes the following:
- the LOC120703174 gene encoding 12-oxophytodienoate reductase 1-like: MGHQEAAKEVIPLMTPYKMGQFHLSHRVVLAPLTRCRSYGNVPQPHAAVYYSQRATRGGLLITEATGVSATAQGYPETPGIWTPEQVEAWKPIVDAVHRKGGIFFCQIWHVGRVSTNELQPDGQAPISSTDKQISYGNVPQPHAALYYSKPRRLGTEEIRGVVDDFRRAARNAIEAGFDGVEIHGAHGYLLEQFMKDSANDRADEYGGSLENRCRFAVEVIDAVVGEVGAHRVGIRLSPSADYMDCVDSDPVALGHYMVQQLNRHEGFLYCHMVEPRMAIVDGRRQIPHRLLPFRKAFNGTFIAAGGYDREEGNKVVEEGYTDLVAYGRLFLANPDLPRRFELNAPLNKYDRSTFYTQDPVIGYTDYPFLDEDHNSSKLSTQKLNM, encoded by the exons ATGGGGCACCAAGAAGCCGCCAAGGAGGTGATCCCGCTGATGACGCCGTACAAGATGGGCCAGTTCCATCTCTCCCACCGGGTGGTGCTCGCGCCGCTCACGCGCTGCCGCTCCTACGGCAACGTGCCGCAGCCGCACGCCGCCGTCTACTACTCGCAGCGCGCCACCAGGGGCGGCCTCCTCATCACCGAGGCCACGGGCGTGTCCGCCACCGCGCAGGGGTACCCGGAGACCCCCGGCATCTGGACGCCGGAGCAGGTCGAGGCCTGGAAGCCCATCGTCGACGCCGTCCACCGCAAGGGCGGCATCTTCTTCTGCCAGATCTGGCACGTCGGCAGAGTCTCCACCAACG AGCTCCAGCCTGACGGGCAGGCGCCCATCTCGAGCACGGACAAGCAGATTTCCTACGGCAACGTGCCGCAGCCGCACGCCGCCCTGTACTACTCGAAGCCGCGCCGGCTGGGGACCGAGGAGATCCGGGGGGTCGTCGACGACTTCCGGCGCGCCGCGCGGAACGCCATCGAGGCCGGCTTCGACGGCGTGGAGATCCACGGCGCGCACGGGTACCTCCTCGAGCAGTTCATGAAGGACAGTGCCAACGACCGCGCCGACGAGTACGGCGGGAGCCTCGAGAACCGGTGCCGCTTCGCCGTGGAGGTCATCGACGCCGTCGTCGGCGAGGTGGGCGCGCACCGCGTCGGCATCAGGCTGTCGCCCTCCGCGGACTACATGGACTGCGTGGATTCCGACCCGGTGGCGCTGGGGCACTACATGGTTCAGCAGCTCAACAGGCACGAGGGCTTCCTCTACTGCCACATGGTAGAGCCTCGGATGGCCATCGTCGACGGCCGCAGGCAGATCCCTCACAGGCTCTTGCCGTTCCGGAAGGCGTTCAATGGCACGTTCATAGCAGCCGGCGGGTATGATCGGGAGGAAGGCAACAAGGTTGTGGAGGAAGGCTACACCGATCTCGTTGCTTACGGGAGGCTCTTCTTGGCTAACCCGGACCTTCCCAGGAGGTTCGAGCTGAATGCGCCATTGAACAAATATGACCGCTCCACCTTCTA
- the LOC120703172 gene encoding pentatricopeptide repeat-containing protein At3g29230-like gives MAAYYATGARVQRKPVDSCGCYFLSPPMLTHSRAALVRAVAACAGCREAQALHSLAWKLGLASDVVLATALLIRYAKRGLLATAQRLFDEMPRRDVVACNAILAALGSAGGRAAGARALFERMADRTPATWNAMVTCYCRADDLGSARLVFEASLRAGSSSVVSWNAMINGYCKAGRMDAARDLFDLMGRTLPDVVTWNTIMAGYLHRGEPATVIAMFHRLVHIHQQQQQHEEEHKLRPTTVTMATVVTACTQVGDSALGRQIHLQIRQQGTRVDAVLSNALMDMYFKCGSADCALDIFRTMPCRPNLFCWNTVIAGLGMNGRGEDAVTAFRDMVEGGRKHEVKPDAVTFVALLSACSHSGLVAAGRKLFADMLPVHGVPPQTEHYGCVVDLLCRAGRVDEAARLVRAMPGRPNAKLLGSLLLLDARAPERQEDGVRLSEWAARRISEMDLGDGAAYGLSNVYASLQRWERVEEHRKGVRAAAGHGKGTRRKQPGRARYDLASSCAN, from the coding sequence ATGGCCGCCTATTACGCCACAGGCGCGCGTGTGCAGAGAAAGCCCGTCGACAGCTGCGGATGCTACTTCCTATCACCACCCATGCTTACGCACTCCCGCGCCGCCCTCGTCCGAGCGGTCGCTGCGTGCGCCGGCTGCCGGGAAGCGCAGGCCCTCCACTCCCTGGCCTGGAAGCTGGGCCTCGCCTCCGACGTGGTGCTGGCCACCGCCTTGCTGATCCGCTACGCGAAGCGGGGTCTCCTGGCCACCGCCCAGAGGCTGTTCGACGAAATGCCGCGCAGGGACGtggtcgcctgcaacgccattcTCGCCGCGCTCGGCTCCGCCGGCGggagggccgccggcgcccgtgcACTGTTCGAGCGAATGGCGGACAGGACCCCCGCCACGTGGAACGCCATGGTCACGTGCTACTGCAGGGCCGACgacctcggctcggctcggctggtCTTTGAGGCGAGCCTCCGCGCGGGGAGCAGCAGCGTCGTGTCGTGGAACGCGATGATCAACGGGTACTGCAAGGCCGGGCGGATGGACGCCGCGCGGGACCTGTTCGACCTTATGGGCCGCACGTTGCCGGACGTCGTGACGTGGAACACGATAATGGCCGGGTACCTGCACCGAGGGGAACCCGCCACCGTCATTGCCATGTTCCACCGTCTGGTGCACATTcatcagcaacagcagcagcatgaGGAGGAACACAAGCTGAGGCCCACCACGGTGACCATGGCCACCGTGGTGACGGCGTGCACCCAGGTGGGGGATTCCGCCCTGGGCCGGCAGATCCATCTCCAGATCCGGCAGCAGGGGACACGGGTCGACGCCGTGCTGAGCAACGCCCTCATGGACATGTACTTCAAGTGCGGGAGCGCGGACTGCGCGCTCGACATCTTCCGCACCATGCCTTGCCGCCCCAACCTCTTCTGCTGGAACACGGTGATCGCGGGGCTCGGCATGAACGGCCGCGGCGAGGACGCCGTCACCGCGTTCCGCGACATGGTCGAGGGGGGGCGGAAGCACGAGGTCAAGCCGGACGCGGTGACGTTCGTGGCGCTCCTGTCGGCGTGCAGCCACTCGGGGCTGGTGGCCGCGGGCCGGAAGCTCTTCGCCGACATGCTGCCGGTGCACGGCGTGCCGCCCCAGACGGAGCACTACGGGTGCGTGGTCGACCTCCTGTGCCGCGCGGGCCGCGTCGACGAGGCCGCGCGGCTCGTGCGGGCGATGCCCGGCCGGCCCAACGCCAAGTTGCTCGGaagcctcctcctgctcgacGCCCGCGCCCCGGAGCGGCAGGAGGACGGCGTCAGGCTGAGCgagtgggcggcgcggcggatctcggagatggacCTCGGGGACGGCGCCGCGTACGGCCTGTCCAACGTGTACGCGTCCCTGCAGCGGTGGGAACGCGTCGAGGAGCACAGAAAGGGGGTGCGCGCGGCCGCGGGACACGGCAAGGGCACGCGCCGCAAGCAGCCCGGGCGTGCTCGCTATGACCTGGCCAGCTCCTGCGCAAATTGA
- the LOC120703173 gene encoding chitin elicitor receptor kinase 1-like, which yields MCKPRPGSGAAASRPAAAPSSRRSPSNSSSAKRRLAAAGDSSATAFTSSYSGAAPSGAGTGSGPRRGATSSSSASSASSGRASLAAARASLPDPPVLYPFQELAAATNSFLAKRAGGGAYWLCSLRGRDAALVQLPRRPGAAVDAAALARVGRYHHTSLARLLGACPAGAHLYLAYELPPGAATLAACLRGPRNPGFTALRTWVSRVQVAADVAQGLEYVHHHAGAVHGRVSPSAVVVSDPGLRARFTHLGAAEFAAPADAREAGESPYAAPGSGEPSREADVYAFGVLLLELLSGEEPARYRFDRGSKEFLRVSVLETAAAAVAGGSVRGWVDRRLGDSFPVAAAERLVEVALRCASAENRPDMTWVAGKVSKVYLESRAWEQKVQVPTEFSVSVAPR from the coding sequence ATGTGCAAGCCCAGGCCcggctccggcgcggcggcgtcgcggcccgcggcggccccCTCGTCCCGCCGCTCCCCCTCCAACTCGTCCTCCGCcaagcgccgcctcgccgcggccggcgactcctccgccaccgccttcaCGTCCTCCTACTCGGGGGCGGCGCCCTCCGGCGCGGGGACGGGCAgcgggccgcggcgcggcgccacctcgtcgtcctcggcctcgtccgcgtcCTCCGGCCgggcctccctcgccgcggcgcgcgcctcGCTCCCGGACCCGCCCGTACTCTACCCGTTccaggagctcgccgccgccaccaacagCTTCCTCGCCAAgcgcgccgggggcggcgcctACTGGCTCTGCTCCCTCCGCGGCCGCGACGCGGCGCTCGTCCagctcccgcgccgccccggcgccgccgtggacgccgccgcgctcgcccggGTCGGCCGGTACCACCACACCAGCCTGGCGCGGCTGCTGGGCGCGTGCCCCGCGGGCGCGCACCTCTACCTCGCCTACGAGCTCCCGCCGGGCGCCGCCACGCTGGCGGCGTGCCTGCGCGGCCCGCGGAACCCCGGCTTCACCGCGCTCCGCACCTGGGTCTCCCGCGTCCAggtcgccgccgacgtcgccCAGGGGCTCGAGTACGTCCACCACCACGCGGGCGCCGTCCACGGCCGCGTCTCGCCCTCCGCCGTGGTCGTGTCCGACCCGGGCCTCCGCGCGCGGTTCACCCACTTGGGCGCGGCCGAGTTCGCGGCCCCTGCCGACGCCCGGGAGGCCGGCGAGTCCCCCTACGCGGCGCCGGGCTCGGGCGAGCCGTCGCGGGAGGCGGACGTGTACGCCTTCggggtgctgctgctggagttgctctccGGGGAGGAGCCGGCGAGGTACCGCTTCGACAGGGGCAGCAAGGAGTTCCTGCGGGTGTCGGTGCTCgagacggccgcggcggcggtggctggcggGAGCGTGAGGGGCTGGGTCGACAGGAGGCTGGGGGATTCGTTCCCCGTGGCGGCAGCGGAGAGGCTGGTGGAGGTGGCGCTCCGGTGCGCGTCGGCGGAGAACCGGCCGGACATGACCTGGGTCGCGGGGAAGGTGTCCAAGGTTTACCTCGAGTCCCGGGCGTGGGAGCAGAAGGTCCAAGTGCCCACCGAGTTCTCCGTCTCGGTGGCGCCGCGGTGA